The Clostridium chauvoei genome has a window encoding:
- a CDS encoding MATE family efflux transporter, translated as MAKGTTNLGKDSVGKLLFKLALPAIIAQLVNVLYNIVDRIFIGRIPNGDLAMAGVGVAFPIIMIISAVSALVGMGGAPLAAIKMGEDDNDGAEKIISNSFTMLIVLGALLTVGFLIFKEPILWAFGASEATIGFSNNYLTLYLIGTVFVQIALGMNPFINTQGFAKTGMITVMIGAVINIILDPILIFGFDMGVKGAALATILAQIISAIWVLFFLFGKKSTIKIRKKYLIPDVKIVGSIVALGISPFIMQATESLVLITLNNKLFMYGSDLAVGAMTIMSSIMQIVILPLMGLSQGAQPIISYNYGAKNHDRVKKIFKMLLISCLIYTGVMWALLMIFPQVFVGIFNNKPELVEITSWSIRIYFAGIFMFGAQIACQQTFLALGQAKISLMLALLRKVILLIPFIFILPVFFSNKLMGVLMAEPFADVIAALVTITCFIIFYRNTFKEGKIGLNE; from the coding sequence ATGGCAAAAGGAACTACAAATTTAGGAAAAGATTCAGTAGGGAAATTATTATTTAAATTAGCTTTGCCAGCTATTATAGCTCAACTTGTTAATGTATTATACAACATAGTTGATAGAATATTTATAGGAAGAATACCAAATGGGGATTTAGCTATGGCTGGTGTTGGAGTAGCATTCCCAATAATAATGATAATATCAGCAGTTAGTGCACTTGTAGGAATGGGAGGAGCTCCTTTAGCAGCCATAAAAATGGGTGAAGATGATAATGATGGAGCAGAAAAAATAATTAGTAATAGTTTTACTATGTTAATAGTTCTTGGAGCTTTATTAACAGTAGGATTTTTGATATTCAAAGAGCCTATACTTTGGGCTTTTGGAGCAAGTGAAGCAACTATTGGTTTTTCTAATAATTATTTAACGTTATATTTAATAGGAACAGTATTTGTTCAAATAGCATTAGGGATGAATCCATTTATTAATACACAAGGTTTTGCAAAAACAGGTATGATAACTGTAATGATAGGTGCAGTTATAAATATAATATTAGATCCTATTCTTATATTTGGTTTTGATATGGGGGTTAAAGGTGCAGCTTTAGCAACAATATTAGCTCAAATAATTTCTGCAATATGGGTGTTATTCTTCCTATTTGGTAAGAAGAGTACAATTAAGATAAGAAAGAAATATTTAATACCAGATGTAAAAATAGTAGGTTCAATTGTAGCTTTAGGTATTTCACCATTTATAATGCAAGCTACTGAAAGTTTGGTGTTAATAACATTAAATAATAAGTTATTTATGTATGGAAGTGATTTAGCAGTTGGAGCTATGACTATAATGAGTAGTATTATGCAAATAGTAATTCTCCCATTAATGGGATTATCTCAGGGAGCACAACCTATTATAAGTTATAATTATGGTGCAAAGAATCATGATAGAGTAAAAAAGATATTTAAAATGTTACTTATTAGTTGTTTAATATACACAGGTGTAATGTGGGCTTTATTAATGATATTCCCACAAGTATTTGTAGGAATATTTAATAATAAACCAGAACTTGTAGAAATTACTTCATGGAGTATAAGAATTTACTTTGCAGGTATCTTTATGTTTGGGGCTCAAATAGCTTGTCAACAAACTTTCCTTGCACTAGGGCAAGCAAAAATATCTTTAATGTTAGCATTACTTAGAAAGGTAATACTTTTAATTCCATTTATCTTTATATTACCAGTATTCTTTAGTAATAAATTAATGGGAGTATTAATGGCAGA